A portion of the Diadema setosum chromosome 21 unlocalized genomic scaffold, eeDiaSeto1 Scaffold_21_unloc_1, whole genome shotgun sequence genome contains these proteins:
- the LOC140245697 gene encoding uncharacterized protein encodes MTTNTERLPQTDDQGDDDVTTLKQSCRAYAGSLTRRFKELESCMLSTDNYEAVVNKAGQLDDTFKSYKERFGEYHARLTGQEAESALEEFQSRRRNKEEFDVRLASWMAKAKESVQETTQLDEGGDDDDDNASLQSSATRSSRSSRRSTSTTSSARLRDAKIKAEVAKLKLEQMKRTQELKIAQMKLEQELAAVEVANEMQQAQVEAQLLQEEIEGNCASEVSASIVRSVRNVDVKKKLNPNAPVWNANDQSNARVNVDVSPTPVNANVNNSTLPDIFSAVDLAMNMPKSDLTQFDGDPLEYCSFINKFEATIECKPVNDKMKLMYLIQFCAGKARDSIENCTFLGPEGYRKAREILHEQFGQPFLVTTAHMRKVLSRQQIRPNDGVALWDLTRSMRRCEMVLSHMGFRADMDSSDNLLQIQQLLPMHMQAEWAKRAHTMMKQRVSPTFSMMADYIEECAQLSSNMFGQNIGKGKTTTPKDGKKFASSVKRTTLTTQGQSPTQTSQWRCTCCSQSHSLTSCQRFKQMSRNERLKVIRQARLCDNCFKPGHLARECKQDSNCKVESCKWKHHTLLHFHVLKSSQERPQGQKSSATTNEGAKSAEECSITGAGNQPKQAEESKGNNYSNSSHTKQYKVCLRIVPVKIQAGTKEIKTWALLDEGSDVSLCDASLIEELNVKGKKRQFELTTVNGVSSKKDGLEVSLTVQNLNGREEIEIPRVWTVDKLPISDALIPNKEDVKRWDHLKGITFPSIDRREVKLLIGGDTPEAFWVLEQRKGKRKEPYAIRSPLGWTLMGPMSTRQGPSSANVHFTCHDDPLQQQLKQFWESDYGGYLTDEKIGDSREDLRAQKIMEESASITGGHYEVGLPWRHWPPNLPNNRYLAEARLRYLKKKLEKDDALKERYTKTVEDYITKGYAERVPIQTREAGHQEEKDEKPTSNTWYLPHHAVVHPRKPDKVRVVFDCAAKYQGTSLNNELLQGPDHTNNLVGVLLRFRQEPVAVVGDVEAMFHQVKVPDRDCDALRFLWWEKGELATEPKEYRMKVHLFGATSSPSCAGFALRKTAEDHQSEYDGDAVDTVRKNFYVDDCLKSVKTKEAAIKLIEDLRRLLNEGGFRLTKWMSNERDVLAAVPEADRAASVSSLDIEELPEERTLGILWDVQMDAFGFKVNVKDKPATRRGILSVASSLYDPLGFVAPFVLPAKALIQRLCRRGLSWDESVSAEEEKEWRNWLEDLPTLTDLKINRCIKPEGFQEVASAQIHHFCDASEIGYASVAYLRLTDATGKVHCSFIMGKSRLAPVKAVSIPRLELMAAVLAVTLDQFIKDELQIKVTDTTYWTDSTSVLQYIRNESRRFKTFVANRVAKIHNASTLSQWRHVDTTSNPADDGSRGMKATELINSLRWLEGPTFLWEEEENWPSPPEVLQELPQEDVEVKKANVNAVVSTDSLEELLTRFSSWNKLKRAFAWILRYKAFLRHKGDAGSVRTGHFTAKELEDAELEIIKQVQRKAFPAEMSSEGKKGTPPKSSTLDKLNPINGEGVLRVGGRLGKSSLSDDLKHPLILPHDHHVTTLLVSHYHHDVGHSGAGMTWTALREKYWVIRGGATVRKVLGNCLQCKKRSSQRGQQLMADLPTERVTPDKPPFTYTGVDFFGPFRVKRGRSEVKRYGCVFTCLASRAVHLEVAHSLDTDSFVFALRRFISRRGYPAKIFSDNGTNFRSGHKELKESLASLNSSKIGRFLSQKGIAWQFTPPGASHMGGVWERVIRSVRKILEGLLNQQLITDEALMTFMTEVEAILNARPLTQLNTDPHDDEPLTPNHLLLLRKSPSLPPGIFTKDDCYTRRRWRQVQYLADQFWKRWVKEYLPLLQQRQKWTKSKRNFMQDDLVLVADDCAPRGQWPLGRIVATYPDKLGRVRQVDVRVGLKSFRRPISKLCLLEARGES; translated from the coding sequence ATGACAACCAATACGGAGCGACTTCCACAAACTGACGAccaaggtgatgatgatgtcacGACTCTCAAACAGTCGTGCCGTGCTTATGCTGGCAGCCTTACAAGAAGGTTCAAGGAACTGGAAAGCTGTATGTTAAGCACGGACAATTATGAGGCCGTTGTAAATAAAGCTGGCCAGTTAGATGACACTTTCAAATCGTATAAAGAACGCTTTGGGGAGTACCATGCACGGCTAACTGGCCAGGAAGCAGAATCTGCGCTGGAGGAATTCCAATCCAGGCGGAGGAACAAGGAAGAGTTTGACGTCAGGCTGGCGAGCTGGATGGCGAAGGCCAAGGAGAGCGTGCAGGAGACGACGCAACTGGACGAAGGCGGGGACGACGATGACGACAACGCGTCGCTGCAGTCTTCCGCGACCAGGAGCAGTAGGTCATCTCGGCGCTCAACAAGCACCACATCCAGTGCAAGACTGAGGGATGCTAAGATCAAGGCTGAAGTCGCGAAACTTAAGCTCGAACAAATGAAAAGGACACAAGAACTCAAGATTGCTCAAATGAAGCTTGAGCAAGAACTTGCTGCTGTAGAGGTGGCAAATGAAATGCAACAGGCGCAAGTAGAGGCTCAGTTACTTCAAGAAGAAATTGAAGGTAATTGCGCCAGTGAGGTGAGTGCCTCCATAGTGCGTAGTGTACGTAACGTAGATGtaaagaagaaattaaatcCTAATGCCCCTGTTTGGAATGCAAATGATCAATCAAATGCCCGTGTAAATGTTGATGTAAGCCCAACCCCCGTAAACGCTAACGTGAATAACTCTACATTGCCTGATATTTTCTCAGCTGTTGATCTGGCCATGAACATGCCCAAGTCTGACCTGACACAATTTGATGGTGATCCATTAGAATATTGTAGTTTCATTAACAAGTTCGAGGCTACTATTGAGTGCAAACCagttaatgataaaatgaaattgatgtaTCTAATACAGTTCTGTGCAGGGAAGGCCAGAGATAGCATTGAGAATTGCACATTTCTAGGTCCAGAGGGGTACAGAAAGGCCAGAGAAATCCTGCATGAACAGTTCGGGCAGCCCTTCCTGGTGACCACTGCCCACATGAGGAAAGTGCTGAGTCGTCAACAAATAAGACCCAACGATGGAGTTGCTCTGTGGGACCTCACCAGGTCCATGCGGCGATGCGAGATGGTCTTGTCGCACATGGGATTCCGGGCTGATATGGACAGCTCGGATAACCTGCTGCAGATCCAACAGCTTCTTCCTATGCACATGCAAGCAGAGTGGGCAAAACGAGCACACACCATGATGAAGCAGCGGGTGTCACCGACCTTCTCGATGATGGCTGATTACATCGAAGAGTGTGCCCAGCTCTCCTCTAACATGTTTGGTCAGAACATAGGCAAGGGCAAGACGACTACCCCCAAGGATGGCAAGAAGTTCGCGAGTAGTGTCAAACGAACAACGCTAACCACGCAAGGGCAGTCACCAACACAGACATCACAGTGGAGGTGCACATGCTGCTCTCAGTCACACAGCTTGACATCATGCCAGCGCTTCAAGCAAATGTCCCGCAATGAAAGGTTGAAGGTGATACGACAGGCAAGACTGTGTGACAATTGCTTCAAGCCAGGCCACCTAGCCAGGGAGTGCAAGCAGGACAGCAACTGCAAGGTCGAGAGCTGCAAGTGGAAGCACCACACCCTCCTTCACTTCCACGTCTTAAAGAGCAGTCAGGAAAGGCCACAAGGGCAGAAATCGAGCGCAACGACGAATGAAGGTGCCAAATCAGCAGAAGAGTGTTCGATAACTGGGGCCGGTAACCAACCAAAACAAGCTGAAGAATCCAAAGGCAACAATTACTCCAACAGCAGTCACACCAAGCAGTATAAAGTGTGTTTACGAATTGTGCCCGTGAAGATCCAGGCAGGAACGAAGGAGATTAAGACGTGGGCGCTGCTCGACGAAGGCAGCGACGTATCTCTGTGTGATGCAAGCCTAATAGAGGAACTTAACGTAAAGGGGAAGAAAAGGCAGTTCGAACTAACAACCGTAAATGGTGTCAGCTCCAAGAAGGATGGCCTCGAGGTGAGTCTGACAGTGCAGAACCTCAATGGAAGGGAAGAAATCGAGATACCGCGTGTCTGGACGGTAGACAAGTTACCGATATCAGACGCTCTTATTCCTAACAAGGAAGACGTCAAACGATGGGACCACCTCAAAGGAATAACATTTCCATCGATAGATCGAAGAGAAGTCAAACTTCTGATTGGCGGAGACACCCCAGAGGCATTCTGGGTCCttgaacaaagaaagggaaaaagaaaagaaccgTATGCCATACGTTCTCCGCTCGGATGGACACTGATGGGACCGATGTCAACGCGACAAGGGCCTTCCTCCGCCAATGTTCACTTCACATGTCATGATGATCCACTTCAACAGCAGCTAAAGCAGTTCTGGGAGTCAGACTATGGAGGTTACCTAACGGATGAGAAAATCGGCGACTCACGCGAAGACCTCCGCGCACAGAAGATCATGGAAGAAAGCGCTTCCATTACCGGCGGTCATTACGAAGTAGGCTTACCATGGCGCCACTGGCCTCCAAACCTGCCAAACAATCGTTACCTCGCAGAAGCAAGACTGCGGTACTTGAAGAAGAAACTGGAGAAGGATGACGCCCTCAAAGAAAGGTACACGAAAACTGTCGAAGACTACATAACAAAGGGTTATGCAGAAAGGGTACCAATACAGACACGAGAGGCAGGACATCAAGAAGAGAAAGATGAGAAGCCTACCTCAAATACGTGGTACCTACCGCACCATGCCGTTGTTCACCCTCGGAAACCAGACAAGGTCAGAGTCGTTTTCGACTGCGCTGCGAAGTACCAGGGTACCTCTTTGAACAATGAACTACTTCAAGGACCTGATCATACTAACAACCTGGTGGGCGTACTCCTGAGATTCAGACAGGAACCAGTTGCTGTGGTTGGTGATGTGGAGGCCATGTTCCATCAAGTAAAGGTCCCAGATAGAGATTGTGATGCACTTCGATTCCTCTGGTGGGAAAAGGGAGAACTTGCTACAGAGCCAAAGGAGTACAGAATGAAAGTTCATCTGTTTGGAGCAACCTCCTCTCCGAGTTGTGCAGGCTTTGCATTGCGGAAGACCGCAGAAGACCACCAGAGCGAGTATGACGGAGATGCAGTCGACACGGTACGGAAGAATTTCTATGTCGACGACTGTTTGAAATCTGTAAAGACCAAAGAAGCAGCCATTAAGCTGATTGAAGATCTGAGACGGTTACTGAATGAGGGTGGTTTCCGGCTCACAAAGTGGATGAGTAACGAGCGTGACGTCCTGGCTGCCGTACCTGAGGCTGACAGGGCAGCATCCGTGTCGAGTCTAGACATTGAAGAGCTACCAGAAGAACGCACGCTCGGAATCCTTTGGGATGTACAGATGGATGCTTTTGGGTTCAAGGTCAACGTAAAGGACAAACCAGCAACAAGACGCGGCATTTTGTCTGTAGCTAGCTCCCTATACGACCCACTAGGGTTTGTAGCTCCATTTGTACTTCCAGCAAAGGCACTAATACAACGGTTATGTAGACGAGGTCTAAGCTGGGATGAGTCAGTCTCCgcagaggaagagaaagaatggAGAAACTGGTTGGAAGATCTACCCACGTTGACAGACCTAAAGATCAACAGGTGTATCAAACCAGAGGGTTTCCAGGAAGTAGCCTCAGCTCAAATCCATCACTTCTGTGATGCATCCGAAATAGGATATgcatcagtggcgtatctgcgTTTAACAGACGCCACAGGTAAAGTGCACTGCTCCTTCATCATGGGGAAATCGAGACTAGCACCTGTGAAGGCTGTATCCATACCAAGGCTTGAGTTGATGGCAGCGGTCCTGGCAGTGACGTTGGACCAATTCATCAAGGATGAACTTCAAATCAAGGTCACAGACACCACATACTGGACCGACTCCACATCAGTACTACAGTACATAAGAAACGAAAGCAGGCGTTTCAAGACCTTTGTTGCAAATCGTGTCGCTAAGATTCACAACGCCTCCACGCTATCTCAATGGCGTCATGTAGATACAACATCCAACCCAGCAGACGATGGGTCTCGCGGCATGAAAGCGACAGAATTAATCAACAGCCTACGCTGGCTGGAGGGCCCCACATTCCTatgggaagaagaagaaaattggCCATCACCCCCAGAAGTGCTGCAGGAACTGCCACAAGAAGACGTAGAAGTAAAGAAAGCCAATGTCAACGCAGTGGTTTCAACTGACAGCCTAGAGGAGCTGTTAACCAGGTTCTCTTCATGGAACAAACTCAAGAGGGCTTTCGCATGGATACTGCGCTACAAGGCATTTCTGCGACACAAGGGTGATGCAGGAAGTGTGAGAACGGGACACTTCACAGCAAAGGAGCTAGAAGACGCAGAGCTGGAAATAATCAAGCAAGTGCAGAGAAAGGCCTTTCCAGCAGAAATGTCAAgtgaaggaaagaaaggaacACCACCAAAGTCAAGCACACTAGACAAATTAAACCCCATCAACGGTGAAGGAGTGCTGAGAGTTGGAGGAAGACTAGGAAAATCCTCGCTCTCAGATGATCTGAAGCACCCACTGATTCTCCCTCATGATCACCACGTGACTACCTTGCTCGTCTCCCACTACCATCATGATGTTGGACACTCAGGCGCCGGCATGACGTGGACTGCACTCAGAGAAAAGTACTGGGTAATCCGAGGTGGTGCTACCGTTCGCAAGGTATTGGGAAATTGTCTGCAGTGCAAGAAGAGAAGCTCACAGCGAGGACAACAACTCATGGCTGACCTTCCTACTGAACGGGTCACTCCAGATAAGCCTCCTTTCACCTACACAGGAGTTGACTTCTTCGGGCCATTCCGAGTAAAGAGAGGTCGCAGTGAGGTGAAAAGATACGGATGTGTGTTCACCTGCCTTGCTTCAAGAGCAGTACATCTGGAGGTAGCACACTCCTTGGATACCGATTCCTTTGTGTTCGCTCTGAGACGATTCATCAGCCGTAGGGGTTACCCCGCAAAGATATTCAGTGACAACGGAACAAACTTCAGAAGCGGACACAAGGAATTGAAAGAAAGTCTTGCATCGCTGAACAGCAGCAAGATTGGACGATTCCTAAGCCAAAAGGGAATCGCATGGCAATTCACCCCTCCAGGAGCAAGTCATATGGGGGGAGTTTGGGAGCGTGTAATACGTTCGGTTCGTAAGATTCTTGAAGGCCTCCTGAACCAGCAGCTCATCACAGACGAGGCGTTGATGACGTTCATGACTGAGGTAGAGGCCATTCTAAATGCCAGACCCTTGACGCAACTGAATACCGACCCACATGACGACGAACCTCTTACGCCCAATCATCTACTACTGCTGAGGAAGAGTCCATCCCTGCCCCCTGGAATATTTACCAAGGATGACTGTTACACTCGACGAAGATGGCGTCAGGTGCAGTACCTCGCAGACCAGTTTTGGAAACGTTGGGTCAAAGAATATCTACCTCTCCTCCAACAGAGGCAGAAATGGACAAAATCCAAACGAAACTTCATGCAAGATGATCTAGTCCTGGTCGCAGATGACTGTGCGCCTCGTGGGCAGTGGCCTTTAGGTAGGATTGTGGCCACGTACCCTGATAAGCTTGGTAGGGTCAGGCAGGTTGATGTACGGGTGGGTCTGAAAAGCTTCAGGAGACCCATCTCAAAGTTGTGCCTTTTGGAGGCACGAGGAGAATCGTAA